A genomic window from Hyalangium gracile includes:
- a CDS encoding AgmX/PglI C-terminal domain-containing protein, which yields MVENQTEAGALSFVRGAEWKGRPGSGVQQDVQEALDTELDAYLDRELFVQPEPEVKPPPVEEKPAERLQGVLALAAAEEQWLRTLPPPEEPAENSKDLDGGECPIPEHLKPKLLEEVEPIAPVAALPVEAPWAPPQAPLPGLAVAPHLAQPGWNVPVVPAPAVEAPNRTLWVTAGALVGVSAASLLVTGMLWMVRDSLPDRTQVAAAYVPAGTVAAVAPPPATAVPERVLSVKDSPLSLQSESAVGDWRTAKDASEEALPGPLVPGRVTASSEPAPQAEPAPGAIAQAAVIPQAGISPEPGAIAHAAQESLRPTQPTNVKSREMAQARKVSAAQAAQERRDIEDPSLEETEEEMPFMQQPAVAQAPAPIAKAAAESTDAAEPGEYEEFDKEFARELGFTKDAVRKVPESKGVKSVWIPPDPAEAVPESLTPEDVQKVVVTNQPAIASCIRRHKESIPGLTVGRFVMRWFVYPSGSTYGIAMETQALRGTALATCIEGLVRDWKFPQHQTQMGPIRFPFVF from the coding sequence GTGGTCGAGAATCAGACGGAAGCCGGTGCGCTGTCCTTCGTTCGTGGTGCCGAGTGGAAGGGCCGGCCGGGCAGTGGCGTCCAACAGGATGTGCAAGAGGCGCTCGACACGGAGCTGGATGCCTATCTGGATCGCGAGCTGTTCGTTCAGCCCGAGCCCGAGGTGAAGCCCCCGCCGGTGGAGGAGAAGCCCGCGGAGCGTCTCCAGGGTGTGCTCGCGCTGGCCGCCGCGGAGGAGCAGTGGCTGCGCACGCTGCCGCCTCCCGAGGAGCCCGCGGAGAACTCGAAGGATCTCGATGGTGGGGAGTGCCCGATCCCGGAGCATCTGAAGCCGAAGCTGCTCGAGGAGGTGGAGCCCATTGCGCCCGTGGCGGCGCTCCCGGTGGAGGCCCCGTGGGCTCCTCCTCAGGCACCCTTGCCGGGGCTGGCGGTGGCTCCTCATCTGGCGCAGCCCGGGTGGAACGTTCCCGTGGTGCCCGCGCCTGCTGTCGAGGCGCCCAACCGGACGCTGTGGGTGACGGCGGGGGCGCTCGTGGGCGTGAGCGCCGCGAGCCTGCTCGTGACGGGAATGCTCTGGATGGTGCGGGACAGCCTGCCGGATCGGACCCAGGTGGCGGCCGCCTATGTGCCCGCGGGGACGGTGGCCGCGGTGGCGCCTCCGCCGGCGACGGCCGTGCCCGAGCGTGTCTTGTCCGTGAAGGACTCGCCGCTCTCCCTGCAGTCGGAGTCGGCCGTTGGGGACTGGAGGACGGCGAAGGATGCCTCCGAGGAGGCGCTGCCGGGACCGCTGGTTCCTGGGCGTGTGACTGCCTCGAGCGAGCCTGCGCCTCAGGCTGAGCCTGCTCCGGGAGCCATTGCCCAGGCCGCGGTGATTCCGCAGGCAGGTATTTCGCCGGAGCCTGGAGCGATCGCTCACGCCGCGCAGGAGTCCCTGCGTCCGACGCAGCCCACGAACGTCAAGTCGCGCGAGATGGCCCAGGCCAGGAAGGTCTCCGCCGCGCAGGCTGCGCAGGAGCGCCGTGACATCGAGGATCCGTCCCTGGAGGAGACGGAGGAAGAGATGCCCTTCATGCAGCAGCCAGCGGTGGCGCAGGCCCCCGCGCCGATAGCGAAGGCCGCTGCGGAGTCGACGGACGCGGCGGAACCGGGCGAGTACGAGGAGTTCGACAAGGAATTCGCGCGGGAGCTGGGCTTCACGAAGGACGCGGTCCGCAAGGTGCCCGAGTCGAAGGGCGTGAAGTCGGTGTGGATCCCGCCCGATCCTGCCGAGGCAGTCCCGGAGAGCCTGACGCCGGAGGACGTCCAGAAGGTGGTGGTCACCAACCAGCCGGCGATCGCCTCGTGCATCCGGCGGCACAAGGAGTCCATCCCCGGGCTGACCGTTGGCAGGTTCGTGATGCGGTGGTTCGTCTACCCGAGCGGCTCCACGTATGGCATCGCGATGGAGACCCAGGCGCTGCGCGGCACGGCGCTGGCGACCTGCATCGAGGGGCTGGTGAGGGACTGGAAGTTCCCGCAGCACCAGACCCAGATGGGGCCCATCCGCTTTCCCTTCGTCTTCTGA
- a CDS encoding peptidylprolyl isomerase, producing MRPFPTRSSSLLLVLALGAVGAVGCNKPPQQEPDDSVVATVNGEVLSRAEFELELSRELSSSEAPERTPEEIEPFKRALVDSLVKRMLLLQEAKLQNITVTPEEVDRQMLRLTGDYPTDSFSDALAQGQLSLSELRARESQRLIIEKLFSMHVYARVAVTEEELRAYYTAHESEFQEPEQVHAAQLVVKGLDEAKRVQAQLKAGKKFADLARRYSLSADAKVGGDLGFFPRGQMPPAFDAVVFNMRPGQVSDVVSTEYGYHLFKVIEFKPGRKHEFAEVRGQVESRIVAKKQSEAQEAFEKELQAKAKVWVNESALQAIRGRPVPQPTVAK from the coding sequence ATGCGCCCCTTTCCTACCCGTTCCTCCTCGCTCCTCCTCGTCCTGGCGCTCGGCGCCGTGGGCGCGGTGGGCTGCAACAAGCCCCCTCAGCAGGAGCCGGACGACAGCGTGGTGGCCACGGTGAATGGCGAGGTGCTCAGTCGCGCCGAGTTCGAGCTGGAGCTGTCGCGGGAGCTGTCCTCCTCCGAGGCCCCGGAGCGCACGCCGGAGGAGATCGAGCCCTTCAAGCGGGCGCTGGTGGACTCGCTGGTGAAGCGGATGCTGCTCTTGCAGGAGGCCAAGCTGCAGAACATCACCGTCACGCCGGAGGAGGTGGACCGGCAGATGCTGCGGCTGACGGGGGACTACCCCACGGACAGCTTCAGCGACGCGCTGGCGCAGGGGCAGCTGTCGCTGTCGGAATTGCGCGCGCGTGAGTCCCAGCGGCTCATCATCGAGAAGCTCTTCTCGATGCACGTGTACGCGCGCGTGGCGGTGACGGAGGAGGAGCTGCGCGCGTACTACACGGCGCACGAGTCGGAGTTCCAGGAGCCCGAGCAGGTGCACGCGGCACAGCTGGTGGTGAAGGGGCTGGACGAGGCGAAGCGGGTGCAGGCGCAGCTGAAGGCGGGCAAGAAGTTCGCGGACCTGGCGCGCCGCTACTCGCTGAGCGCGGACGCGAAGGTGGGAGGAGACCTGGGCTTCTTCCCGCGCGGGCAGATGCCGCCGGCGTTCGACGCGGTGGTCTTCAACATGCGGCCGGGACAGGTGTCGGACGTGGTGTCCACGGAGTACGGCTACCACCTGTTCAAGGTCATCGAGTTCAAGCCCGGACGGAAGCATGAGTTCGCCGAGGTGCGCGGGCAGGTGGAGTCGCGCATCGTGGCGAAGAAGCAGTCCGAGGCGCAGGAGGCCTTCGAGAAGGAGCTGCAGGCGAAGGCGAAGGTCTGGGTGAACGAGTCGGCGCTGCAGGCCATCCGTGGAAGGCCTGTACCGCAGCCGACCGTGGCGAAGTAG
- a CDS encoding peptidylprolyl isomerase: protein MKTWVSVIAVAALLVGGVARAELVDRVAAVVNRDIIALSEVQQRAAPELARLAAERDPRRRAEQRSQILKQALDILIAERLVEAEVRELGLTVTSAEIEEAMADVRKQNNISDPAQFEQLLSREGYTMKSYREFLGKQIARGRLMQLKVATKVKISEEDLKAAYAQYSKLEGEEAEVHARHILVSVDPKATPEQVEEARKKAVSIAEEARRPGMDFSALAKARSDGPSREDGGDLGFFRRGVMVPAFEKAAFSLKVGEVSEPIRTNFGWHVLKVEERRAVGVTPYEEMRPKLELKLREEKTEKFVEQYVQELRKKAIVEVKL, encoded by the coding sequence ATGAAGACGTGGGTGAGTGTCATCGCGGTGGCCGCGCTCCTGGTGGGCGGCGTGGCGCGCGCGGAGCTGGTGGACCGGGTGGCCGCGGTGGTGAACCGCGACATCATCGCGCTGTCCGAGGTGCAGCAGCGGGCGGCTCCGGAGCTGGCGCGCCTGGCGGCCGAGCGGGATCCGCGCAGGCGGGCCGAGCAGCGCAGCCAGATCCTCAAGCAGGCGCTGGACATCCTCATCGCCGAGAGGCTGGTGGAGGCGGAGGTCCGCGAGCTGGGGCTGACGGTGACGTCGGCCGAGATCGAGGAGGCGATGGCGGACGTGCGCAAGCAGAACAACATCAGCGACCCGGCGCAGTTCGAGCAGCTGCTGTCGCGCGAGGGCTACACGATGAAGAGCTACCGGGAGTTCCTGGGCAAGCAGATCGCCCGGGGCCGGCTGATGCAGCTGAAGGTGGCGACCAAGGTGAAGATCTCCGAGGAGGACCTGAAGGCGGCCTACGCGCAGTACTCGAAGCTGGAGGGCGAGGAGGCGGAAGTGCACGCGCGCCACATCCTGGTGTCGGTGGATCCGAAGGCGACGCCGGAGCAGGTGGAGGAGGCGCGCAAGAAGGCGGTGTCCATCGCGGAGGAGGCGCGGCGGCCGGGGATGGACTTCTCGGCGCTGGCGAAGGCGCGCAGCGACGGCCCGAGCCGGGAGGACGGCGGAGACCTGGGCTTCTTCCGTCGCGGGGTGATGGTGCCGGCGTTCGAGAAGGCGGCGTTCTCGCTGAAGGTGGGCGAGGTGAGCGAGCCCATCCGCACCAACTTCGGCTGGCACGTGCTGAAGGTGGAGGAGCGGCGCGCGGTGGGGGTGACGCCGTACGAGGAGATGCGCCCCAAGCTCGAGCTGAAGCTCCGGGAGGAGAAGACCGAGAAGTTCGTCGAGCAGTACGTGCAGGAGCTGCGCAAGAAGGCCATCGTCGAGGTGAAGCTCTAG
- a CDS encoding cytochrome P450: MADTLGQHYRPHEQPQLDDPHPFLARLRREAPVVLAPAFHLWLISKYQDVLSILKDPRRFSSQDILRSPVELPPDVKGVVEEAGFTQDYPLLGDDPPAHTRIRGFVSKAFSAARMAAMAPRIQQITDEYLDALERQAAGSADIVAGLTYPMPMRMATELLGIPKEDMDRIKKWCEEPVLLFNSGQTHAQQLERARRIAAYWRYLRDLVEERRRNPRPDDLLTTLIEARIEGEKPLDTREMVNLSSVLVFAAQETTTNLIGNALVHLLRHPEAWRLLCAEPARAPQVVEEVLRYDAPASAMMRSTTEDVVLSGTAVPRGARLLLLFNSANRDEDIFEHADRFDITRESSARHLGFGYGTHFCVGAPLARLQARIALETLARRLPDLRQVPGEPPVYAPNLLNRGPQRLMVAWKD, translated from the coding sequence ATGGCAGACACGCTTGGGCAGCACTATCGTCCCCACGAGCAGCCTCAGCTGGATGATCCGCATCCCTTCCTGGCCCGGCTGCGTCGCGAGGCGCCCGTCGTCCTGGCCCCGGCCTTCCACCTCTGGCTGATCAGCAAGTACCAGGACGTGCTGTCCATCCTGAAGGATCCCCGGCGCTTCAGCTCGCAGGACATCCTGCGCTCGCCGGTCGAGCTGCCACCCGACGTGAAGGGTGTCGTGGAGGAGGCGGGCTTCACCCAGGACTATCCCCTGCTCGGAGATGATCCTCCGGCCCACACGCGCATCCGCGGCTTCGTGAGCAAGGCCTTCTCGGCCGCCCGCATGGCGGCGATGGCGCCGCGCATCCAGCAGATCACCGACGAGTACCTGGACGCCCTGGAGCGCCAGGCGGCCGGGAGCGCGGACATCGTCGCCGGGCTGACCTATCCGATGCCCATGCGGATGGCGACGGAGCTGCTGGGGATTCCCAAGGAGGACATGGATCGCATCAAGAAGTGGTGCGAGGAGCCCGTCCTCCTCTTCAACAGCGGCCAGACGCACGCGCAGCAGCTGGAGCGCGCCCGGCGCATCGCCGCCTACTGGCGCTACCTGAGGGACCTGGTCGAGGAGCGTCGGCGCAACCCCCGCCCGGACGACCTCCTCACCACCCTCATCGAGGCCCGCATCGAGGGGGAGAAGCCCCTGGACACCCGGGAGATGGTGAACCTGTCCAGCGTCCTCGTGTTCGCGGCGCAGGAGACGACCACGAACCTGATCGGCAATGCGCTGGTCCACCTGCTGCGCCACCCCGAGGCCTGGCGGCTGCTGTGCGCCGAGCCGGCCCGCGCTCCCCAGGTGGTGGAGGAGGTGCTGCGCTACGACGCGCCCGCCTCGGCCATGATGCGCTCGACCACCGAGGACGTGGTGCTCTCGGGCACCGCCGTGCCCAGGGGGGCGCGGCTGCTGCTGCTCTTCAACTCGGCCAACCGGGACGAGGACATCTTCGAGCACGCCGACCGCTTCGACATCACCCGTGAGAGCTCGGCCCGGCACCTCGGCTTCGGCTATGGCACCCACTTCTGCGTGGGCGCGCCGCTGGCGAGGCTGCAGGCGCGCATCGCCCTGGAGACGCTCGCCCGACGCCTGCCGGACCTGCGCCAGGTGCCCGGCGAGCCTCCCGTCTACGCGCCCAACCTCCTCAACCGTGGGCCGCAGCGGCTCATGGTGGCGTGGAAGGACTGA
- the pdxA gene encoding 4-hydroxythreonine-4-phosphate dehydrogenase PdxA: MALPIVGISLGDVSGIGPEVTAAALALPRVRRALVPVVFGDGPTLARFPIFRRYARATPETLGRAVGPTVCEVTTLAEKDRRPGKPTRAGGQAQYAFVTAAIEAARAGKVDALCTAPVSKEQISRAGIAFMGHTEVLAEAFGVEVLMLMDGPRVRVALATNHVPVSALPKLLTVEKLTEQLELLSRELKPVVGRRPRIAVLGLNPHAGEGGLLGREEVEIISPAIKRARAARVDAHGPVPADGLFARPDDIPYDAVLAMYHDQGLIPAKALDFERTVNVTLGLPVPRTSPDHGTAYSLAGTGQASRVPMVEALLKAALMAQARK, translated from the coding sequence ATGGCACTACCCATCGTGGGCATCTCGCTGGGGGACGTCTCAGGCATCGGCCCGGAGGTGACGGCGGCGGCGCTGGCGCTGCCCCGGGTGCGCCGGGCGCTGGTGCCGGTGGTGTTCGGGGACGGGCCCACGCTGGCGCGCTTTCCGATCTTCCGGAGGTACGCGCGGGCGACGCCGGAGACGCTGGGCCGCGCGGTGGGCCCCACCGTGTGCGAGGTGACGACGCTGGCGGAGAAGGATCGCCGGCCGGGCAAGCCGACGCGCGCGGGGGGACAGGCGCAGTACGCCTTCGTGACGGCGGCGATCGAGGCGGCGCGCGCGGGGAAGGTGGACGCGCTGTGCACGGCGCCGGTGTCCAAGGAGCAGATCTCCCGCGCGGGCATTGCCTTCATGGGCCACACGGAGGTGCTGGCGGAGGCCTTCGGGGTGGAGGTGTTGATGTTGATGGACGGGCCGCGGGTGCGGGTGGCGCTGGCCACCAACCACGTGCCCGTGTCGGCGCTGCCGAAGCTGCTCACGGTGGAGAAGCTCACCGAGCAGCTCGAGCTGCTGTCGCGGGAGCTGAAGCCGGTGGTGGGCCGGCGGCCGCGCATCGCGGTGCTGGGGCTCAACCCGCACGCGGGCGAGGGCGGGCTGCTGGGACGCGAGGAGGTGGAGATCATCTCTCCAGCCATCAAGCGAGCGCGGGCGGCGCGGGTGGACGCGCACGGGCCGGTGCCGGCGGACGGGCTGTTCGCGCGGCCGGATGACATCCCCTACGACGCGGTGCTGGCGATGTACCACGACCAGGGGCTCATCCCGGCCAAGGCGCTGGACTTCGAGCGCACGGTGAACGTGACGCTGGGACTGCCGGTGCCGCGCACCTCGCCGGACCACGGCACGGCGTACTCGCTGGCGGGCACGGGCCAGGCCAGCCGCGTGCCCATGGTGGAGGCGCTGCTCAAGGCAGCGCTGATGGCTCAGGCCCGGAAGTAG
- a CDS encoding fatty acid desaturase family protein, whose protein sequence is MSPSQSAFDPSTVDMEAFQRELKALREELDASLGEADAAHLRKIERWGRVATLLGVATSWLAPNPLSAAALSLGRSTRWLLMHHVGHRGYDRVPGVPAARTSKGFARGGRRFLDWLDWMMPEAWIFEHNVLHHSHTGEEADPDLLERNAEGTLRDTRRPLGLRYLLLGVLALTWRASYYAPETLSALRRKGRREGASLTRAERWELVLKCYAPYAAFHFLLFPALFLPLGVWAAFSVLCNSVLADLLTNLHTFLVVGPNHTGEDLYRFDASPESRGARFVQQVVGSANYRTGGDLNDFAHLWLNYQIEHHIWPDLPMLKYREAQPKVRALCEKYGVPYVQESVWTRVRKMVDVVVGKASMRRLAPVREPAPFPEARAVAR, encoded by the coding sequence ATGTCCCCCTCCCAGAGCGCCTTTGATCCTTCCACCGTGGACATGGAGGCCTTCCAGCGGGAGCTGAAGGCGCTTCGCGAGGAGCTGGATGCCTCGCTGGGGGAGGCGGACGCCGCGCACCTGCGGAAGATCGAGCGCTGGGGGCGGGTGGCCACGCTGCTGGGAGTGGCCACGAGCTGGCTGGCGCCCAACCCGCTGAGCGCCGCGGCGCTGAGCCTGGGCCGCTCCACGCGCTGGCTCCTGATGCACCACGTGGGGCACCGCGGGTATGATCGGGTGCCGGGTGTGCCGGCGGCGCGCACGAGCAAGGGCTTCGCGCGCGGCGGGCGCCGCTTCCTCGACTGGCTGGACTGGATGATGCCGGAGGCGTGGATCTTCGAGCACAACGTGCTCCACCACTCGCACACGGGGGAGGAGGCGGATCCGGATCTGCTCGAGCGCAACGCCGAGGGCACGCTGCGCGACACGCGCCGGCCGCTGGGGCTGCGCTACCTGCTGCTGGGGGTGCTCGCGCTGACGTGGCGGGCCAGCTACTACGCGCCGGAGACGCTGAGCGCGCTGCGGCGCAAGGGGCGGCGGGAGGGCGCCTCGCTCACCCGGGCGGAGCGGTGGGAGCTGGTGCTGAAGTGCTACGCGCCCTATGCGGCCTTCCACTTCCTGCTCTTCCCGGCGCTGTTCCTGCCGCTGGGCGTGTGGGCGGCGTTCAGCGTGCTGTGTAACTCGGTGCTGGCGGACTTGCTGACGAACCTGCACACCTTCCTCGTGGTGGGGCCCAACCACACGGGTGAGGACCTGTACCGCTTCGACGCGTCGCCCGAGAGCCGGGGGGCGCGCTTCGTGCAGCAGGTGGTGGGCAGTGCGAACTACCGCACGGGCGGGGACCTGAACGACTTCGCGCACCTGTGGCTGAACTACCAGATCGAGCACCACATCTGGCCAGACCTGCCGATGCTCAAGTACCGGGAGGCGCAGCCGAAGGTTCGGGCGCTGTGCGAGAAGTACGGTGTGCCCTACGTGCAGGAGAGCGTCTGGACGCGCGTGCGGAAGATGGTGGACGTGGTGGTGGGCAAGGCCTCCATGCGGAGGCTCGCGCCCGTGAGGGAGCCTGCTCCGTTCCCCGAGGCCCGCGCGGTGGCCCGGTAG
- a CDS encoding aldo/keto reductase: MALNAYLTLGRSGLRVSPFCLGAMTFGEDFGWGSSVEASNAILDRFMERGGNFIDTANIYTRGHSEKIIGDHIGRVPSKRDRVVIATKFFGNLFPSDPNGGGAGRKSLMAACEESLRRLQTDYIDLYWLHCYDPHTPIEETMRALDDLVRSGKVRYIGVSDTPAWKVAQAQLLAQFKGWAPFVALQIEYSLIERTVEGELVPMARELGLGITPWSPLKSGVLSGKYTRENAGKVKADRGMWVDANLSEKAYSIVDVLQKVAKEQDTTVARVALAWVQNRPGVASTIIGARTLEQLDNNLGALELKLTPQQVAALDEVSKPTLNFPAGFLLGAPMFMHGGLNINGVSAPSSPMSPQSDKERW, translated from the coding sequence ATGGCACTCAATGCCTATCTCACCCTCGGCCGCTCTGGCCTGCGCGTCAGCCCCTTCTGCCTCGGAGCGATGACGTTCGGCGAGGACTTCGGCTGGGGCAGCAGCGTCGAGGCCTCCAACGCCATCCTGGACCGCTTCATGGAGCGGGGAGGCAACTTCATCGACACCGCGAACATCTACACGCGCGGCCACTCGGAGAAGATCATCGGCGACCACATCGGCCGGGTTCCCAGCAAGCGCGACCGCGTGGTCATCGCCACCAAGTTCTTCGGCAACCTCTTCCCGAGCGACCCGAACGGCGGCGGCGCGGGCCGCAAGTCCCTGATGGCCGCGTGCGAGGAATCCCTGCGCCGGCTGCAGACGGACTACATCGATCTGTACTGGCTGCACTGCTACGACCCGCACACGCCCATCGAGGAGACGATGCGCGCGCTGGATGACCTGGTGCGCTCGGGCAAGGTCCGCTACATCGGCGTGTCGGACACGCCGGCGTGGAAGGTGGCGCAGGCGCAGCTGCTGGCGCAGTTCAAGGGCTGGGCGCCGTTCGTGGCGCTGCAGATCGAATACTCGCTCATCGAGCGCACCGTGGAGGGCGAGCTGGTGCCGATGGCGCGCGAGCTGGGGCTGGGCATCACCCCGTGGTCTCCGCTCAAGAGCGGCGTGCTGAGCGGCAAGTACACGCGCGAGAACGCGGGCAAGGTGAAGGCGGACCGTGGCATGTGGGTGGACGCCAACTTGAGCGAGAAGGCCTACTCCATCGTCGACGTGCTCCAGAAGGTGGCGAAGGAGCAGGACACCACCGTGGCGCGAGTGGCGCTGGCGTGGGTGCAGAACCGGCCGGGCGTGGCCTCCACCATCATCGGCGCGCGCACGCTGGAGCAGCTGGACAACAACCTGGGCGCGTTGGAGCTGAAGCTGACGCCGCAGCAGGTGGCGGCCCTGGACGAGGTGTCGAAGCCGACGCTCAACTTCCCGGCCGGCTTCCTCCTGGGCGCGCCCATGTTCATGCACGGGGGCCTCAACATCAACGGCGTGTCCGCGCCGTCCTCGCCCATGTCGCCCCAGTCCGACAAGGAGCGCTGGTAG
- a CDS encoding cytochrome P450: protein MSATPEVSDPHGLMTRQFQVDPYPTYDRLREEAPAYFSEAWGGWILTRYQDVQGGFKDPRLSSNRAGAFGAMLPAALKERLAPVVTSLSSWALLIDPPAHTRIRSLVNKAFTPRLVEYLRPRIQEQVDLLLDKAEATGKMDMVQDVANLLPVAVIGDMLGIPREDGLKLRAWANAFAVFFGTTKYTPEVLDLMRTGIVEMEEYFRGLIAQRRKSNTVGSDLLSTMMAAEDQGNILSEQEVLATCSLVLFAGHETTTHLLANGLYLLLKNPEQREALLSSDEQLAASVEEILRYESPIQRLSRVIAEDFELHGQTLRKGQKAFLMIGAANRDPRQFPGAERLDLRRQDNRHIAFGFGIHYCLGAALGRLEGQIALRTLMRRFPHMKLEQEPERLENVAFRGFKSLHVALR, encoded by the coding sequence ATGTCCGCGACCCCCGAGGTGTCCGATCCCCACGGCCTGATGACGCGCCAGTTCCAGGTGGACCCCTACCCCACCTACGATCGGCTGCGAGAGGAGGCCCCCGCCTACTTCAGCGAAGCCTGGGGCGGCTGGATCCTCACGCGCTACCAGGACGTGCAGGGTGGCTTCAAGGATCCGCGCCTCTCCTCCAACCGCGCGGGAGCGTTCGGGGCCATGCTCCCGGCGGCCCTCAAGGAGCGGCTGGCGCCCGTCGTCACCAGCCTCAGCTCCTGGGCGCTGCTCATCGATCCGCCGGCCCACACGCGCATCCGTTCGCTCGTCAACAAGGCCTTCACCCCGCGGCTGGTGGAGTACCTGCGGCCCCGCATCCAGGAGCAGGTGGACCTGCTGCTCGACAAGGCCGAGGCGACGGGGAAGATGGACATGGTGCAGGACGTGGCCAACCTGCTGCCGGTGGCGGTGATTGGCGACATGCTCGGCATCCCCCGCGAGGACGGCCTGAAGCTGCGCGCCTGGGCCAACGCCTTCGCCGTCTTCTTCGGCACCACCAAGTACACGCCGGAGGTGCTGGACCTGATGCGCACCGGCATCGTGGAGATGGAGGAGTACTTCCGGGGCCTCATCGCCCAGCGGCGCAAGAGCAACACCGTGGGCAGCGATCTGCTGAGCACGATGATGGCGGCCGAGGACCAGGGCAACATCCTCTCCGAGCAGGAGGTGCTGGCCACGTGCTCGCTGGTGCTGTTCGCCGGCCACGAGACGACCACGCACCTGCTCGCCAACGGCCTGTACCTGCTGCTGAAGAACCCGGAGCAGCGCGAGGCCCTGCTGAGCTCCGACGAGCAGCTCGCCGCCTCGGTGGAGGAGATCCTCCGCTACGAGAGCCCCATCCAGCGGCTCAGCCGCGTCATCGCCGAGGACTTCGAGCTGCACGGGCAGACGCTGCGCAAGGGCCAGAAGGCCTTCCTGATGATCGGCGCGGCCAACCGCGACCCCCGCCAGTTCCCCGGGGCGGAGCGACTGGATCTGCGGCGCCAGGACAACCGCCACATCGCCTTCGGCTTCGGCATCCACTACTGCCTGGGCGCGGCGCTGGGCCGGCTCGAGGGACAGATCGCCCTGCGCACGTTGATGCGCCGCTTCCCCCACATGAAGCTGGAGCAGGAGCCGGAGCGCCTGGAGAACGTGGCCTTCCGCGGCTTCAAGTCCCTGCACGTGGCCCTGCGATGA
- a CDS encoding sensor histidine kinase, translating to MSSRSTQRSADVEPRQRPEGSTQGLPDADPEQVHRGIQAIAGMGPMAINLSILVWFWGRWGQVLTVMAVAVVLTFANVWLLERLARRLSRAWVETARMLLNVAGISVSGHATGWSPLVWAFVPYNMLWYHGLDRWVRPRTAVYLVLLNSMALLDGARADMALAFTILGVFGYLLAERRGSLLRGALEKVLEQRSGLERAHEEMRRMHARAIEQEKLSSLGMMAAGVAHEINNPMSFVASNINLLLRDLKELPELAEPLKEHRDEVLPATLEGIRRVNGIVADLRRFARGDPEAFEEYDLNAEVRMALRIAHSQLRHCQVECELGAVGPVVGRPRQMAQVLVNLLVNAGQATSEQGQVSISTRQEGTWVRIEVRDTGTGMSSETLNHLFQPFFTTKPPGMGLGLGLAVVHGIITAHGGHIEVESQPGKGTCFRLSLPRVPPERPYGAPASEASHV from the coding sequence ATGAGTTCCCGCTCGACTCAGCGCTCAGCGGACGTGGAGCCGCGGCAGCGCCCGGAAGGCTCGACGCAGGGGCTGCCGGACGCCGATCCCGAGCAGGTCCACCGAGGCATCCAGGCCATCGCGGGCATGGGGCCGATGGCCATCAACCTGTCGATCCTCGTCTGGTTTTGGGGACGGTGGGGGCAGGTGCTCACCGTGATGGCGGTGGCGGTGGTGCTGACCTTCGCCAATGTGTGGCTTCTGGAGCGGCTGGCGCGGAGGCTGTCACGCGCCTGGGTGGAGACGGCGCGGATGCTGCTGAACGTGGCGGGCATCTCGGTGAGCGGACATGCCACCGGGTGGTCACCGCTGGTCTGGGCCTTCGTGCCGTACAACATGCTGTGGTACCACGGGCTGGACCGCTGGGTGCGCCCGCGCACCGCCGTCTATCTGGTGCTGCTGAACTCGATGGCGCTGCTGGATGGGGCCAGGGCCGACATGGCGCTGGCCTTCACCATCCTGGGTGTCTTCGGCTACCTGCTGGCGGAGCGACGCGGCTCGCTGCTGCGGGGGGCGCTGGAGAAGGTGCTCGAGCAGCGCTCCGGGTTGGAGAGGGCCCACGAGGAGATGCGCCGCATGCACGCGCGCGCCATCGAGCAGGAGAAGCTCTCGAGCCTGGGCATGATGGCGGCGGGGGTGGCGCACGAGATCAACAACCCGATGAGCTTCGTGGCCAGCAACATCAACCTGCTGCTCAGGGACTTGAAGGAGTTGCCCGAGCTGGCCGAGCCGCTGAAGGAGCACCGGGACGAGGTGCTGCCGGCGACGCTGGAGGGCATCAGGCGGGTCAACGGCATCGTGGCGGACCTGCGGCGCTTCGCGCGGGGCGATCCGGAGGCGTTCGAGGAGTATGACCTGAACGCGGAGGTCCGCATGGCGCTGCGCATCGCGCACAGCCAGCTGCGGCACTGCCAGGTGGAGTGCGAGCTGGGAGCGGTGGGGCCGGTGGTGGGGCGCCCGCGGCAGATGGCCCAGGTGCTGGTGAACCTGCTGGTCAACGCGGGCCAGGCCACGTCGGAGCAGGGACAGGTGAGCATCTCCACGCGGCAGGAAGGCACGTGGGTGCGCATCGAGGTGCGCGACACGGGAACGGGCATGTCGTCGGAGACCCTGAACCACCTCTTCCAGCCGTTCTTCACGACCAAGCCGCCGGGGATGGGGCTGGGGCTGGGGCTGGCGGTGGTGCACGGCATCATCACCGCGCACGGGGGCCACATCGAGGTGGAGAGCCAGCCGGGGAAGGGGACGTGCTTCCGGCTCTCGCTGCCACGCGTGCCGCCGGAGCGGCCGTATGGAGCTCCCGCGTCCGAAGCCTCCCATGTCTGA